A window of Candidatus Cloacimonadota bacterium contains these coding sequences:
- a CDS encoding CRTAC1 family protein, which translates to AEKFIEKEPDNLNGYEAFLKICLKQEVEPKDIQDSEKKYLNLIIQRNLPDSLRLQVKYIFETALEDSTAEAILDTIITKYPTSNIANQSAQEKAFEYAVMRNDSLRAEGLIKFLQKYEKNKWSALGWRYLLFSYDNLGEKEKLDSVLTYIENTFSNFPKMVNMIARYYLNLKENLYFYETKMKHVIERVENSEDKPVFEFWGKKSKSERLAEYRFTLSQILFENEKYDEVLGELAKVDKNELTAKYYYLKGKSEKAIEQKALAFEDLLTAVKMGDERNRWTPKADSVIREVYKEFSEGGNQFDRFARIWGKYKGPVFTDVTDEANLSQYKKSRIAWGDYNNDGYDDILLNGNTLLRNNQDGTYTDVSEEAGISKGNTNGGIWADFNRDGYLDFFAPSLSIKKEDILWRNFGDGTFKDVTDSTPLSDTLQTEGAAWGDIDGDLYPDLYLANYEQWEVLDSEPDFLFHNTGNGQFTNVTTRMNIIPPFNENQAGRGVNWGDFDNDCDLDIFVSNYRLDKNFLWKNNNGKFFENVGEKVGVEGNYVDEWFGHTIGSEWGDFDNDGDMDLICANLAHPRFIDFSDMTMLFVNDLKHEKFIDSRESAGITYDECHSDPSWGDVNADSYLDLFITSIYPNRRSYLYLNNGDKTFTDITYFAGVRTFNSWGAAFSDYDNDGDLDLLVCSGEGIHLFRNESEGQNWLEIQVLDKNGNTPIIGTRVEIIQNKFKQIREVQGGKGTTNQHSQTLYFGFPTKEPVDIKVKYLDGREKELKDKKLNQVVKIVYE; encoded by the coding sequence TGCAGAAAAATTTATTGAAAAAGAACCTGATAATTTGAATGGATATGAAGCATTTTTAAAAATCTGTTTAAAACAAGAAGTTGAGCCAAAAGATATACAGGATTCTGAAAAAAAATATCTAAACCTTATTATACAAAGGAACTTACCGGATAGCCTTCGCTTACAAGTTAAATATATTTTTGAAACTGCATTGGAAGATTCCACTGCAGAAGCGATTTTAGATACAATTATTACAAAATACCCCACTTCCAATATTGCAAACCAGTCAGCACAGGAAAAAGCTTTTGAATATGCAGTTATGCGAAATGATTCATTGCGAGCAGAAGGATTAATTAAGTTTTTGCAAAAGTATGAAAAGAATAAATGGTCGGCTCTTGGCTGGAGATATTTACTTTTTTCTTATGATAATCTTGGAGAAAAAGAAAAGCTGGATTCTGTGCTTACTTACATAGAGAATACCTTTTCAAACTTTCCCAAAATGGTTAATATGATTGCTCGGTATTATCTGAATTTAAAAGAGAATCTGTATTTTTATGAAACAAAGATGAAACATGTAATTGAACGGGTTGAAAATTCTGAAGATAAACCTGTTTTTGAGTTTTGGGGCAAGAAGAGCAAATCAGAAAGGCTCGCAGAATATCGTTTTACGCTTTCGCAAATTCTTTTTGAAAACGAGAAATACGATGAAGTATTAGGAGAATTAGCAAAAGTTGATAAAAATGAGTTAACAGCAAAATATTACTATTTAAAGGGTAAATCAGAAAAAGCGATTGAACAAAAGGCTCTGGCATTTGAGGATTTACTCACAGCAGTAAAAATGGGAGACGAGCGGAATCGGTGGACACCAAAAGCCGATTCAGTCATTCGTGAAGTTTATAAGGAATTTTCTGAAGGTGGAAATCAATTTGATAGATTTGCAAGAATTTGGGGTAAGTATAAGGGACCTGTTTTTACTGATGTAACTGACGAAGCTAATTTATCTCAATATAAAAAATCAAGAATAGCGTGGGGAGATTATAACAATGATGGGTATGATGATATTTTATTAAATGGGAATACTCTTTTGAGAAATAATCAAGATGGAACTTATACAGATGTAAGTGAGGAAGCAGGAATTTCAAAAGGGAATACAAACGGTGGAATCTGGGCGGATTTTAATAGAGATGGTTATCTGGATTTTTTTGCACCATCATTGAGCATAAAAAAGGAGGATATTTTATGGAGAAATTTTGGAGACGGAACATTCAAAGATGTTACAGATAGCACACCTCTATCTGACACATTACAAACCGAAGGTGCTGCCTGGGGAGATATTGATGGAGACCTTTATCCCGATTTGTATTTAGCAAATTATGAGCAATGGGAGGTTCTTGATAGTGAGCCTGATTTTCTGTTTCATAATACGGGCAATGGACAATTCACTAATGTTACAACCAGAATGAATATCATTCCGCCATTTAATGAAAATCAGGCAGGTAGGGGAGTGAATTGGGGAGATTTTGATAATGATTGTGACCTTGATATCTTTGTATCAAATTACAGATTAGATAAGAATTTCTTATGGAAAAATAATAATGGTAAATTCTTTGAAAATGTAGGGGAAAAGGTTGGAGTTGAGGGAAATTATGTTGATGAATGGTTTGGACATACGATTGGTTCTGAGTGGGGAGATTTTGACAACGACGGAGATATGGATTTGATTTGTGCTAACCTTGCTCATCCAAGATTTATAGATTTTTCTGATATGACAATGCTATTTGTTAATGACTTGAAACATGAAAAATTTATTGATAGCAGAGAATCAGCAGGCATAACTTACGATGAATGCCACAGCGACCCGTCATGGGGAGATGTGAATGCTGATAGTTATCTTGACCTATTTATTACATCAATATATCCCAACCGTAGAAGCTATCTTTATCTAAATAATGGTGATAAAACTTTTACTGATATTACATATTTTGCTGGAGTTAGAACATTCAATTCTTGGGGAGCTGCATTTTCAGATTATGATAATGATGGAGATTTAGATTTACTTGTCTGCAGCGGTGAAGGCATTCATCTTTTTAGAAATGAAAGTGAAGGACAAAATTGGTTAGAAATTCAAGTTTTGGATAAGAATGGAAATACTCCAATTATTGGTACACGAGTTGAAATAATTCAAAATAAGTTTAAACAAATTAGAGAGGTTCAAGGTGGAAAAGGGACCACTAATCAGCATAGTCAGACATTGTATTTTGGATTTCCAACTAAAGAACCTGTTGATATAAAAGTTAAATATTTGGATGGGAGAGAAAAAGAATTAAAAGATAAAAAATTAAATCAGGTAGTAAAGATAGTGTATGAATAA